The uncultured Fretibacterium sp. nucleotide sequence GTTATGATGGCCGGAGACGGGATCAACGATGCCGCGGCCCTGAAGGGTGCGGACATCGGCGTGGCCATGGGGGCGGGCAGCGACCTGGCCGTGGAGAACGCGGACATCGTGATCGTCAAGGGCGGCGTGTCCCGCGTGGCGGACGCGATCTCGCTCTCACGGCGCATCTTCGAGGTCATCCGGCAGAACCTGTTCTGGGCCTTCGCCTACAACGTCGTGGCCGTGCCGCTGGCGATGCTCTCGCTGCTGAACCCGATCGTTGCGGAGAGCGCCATGGCCGCCAGCTCCATCTCCGTCATCCTGAGCTCCATGCGCATCGCGGGGCATTTTGGGAGGGGGGACGGGGAGGGCGCCGATTCCCCTAAAAATTAACGGGCACTTCATGATTAAATCAGCGCTTTCCTGGATTTTTAACGTTGAGGGACCGGCGGGCTGCGACGGATTCACGGGAATAGGCTATAATAAATTAATGCGTCCCTTGTCGGGGGACGAAAAATGGTTGGTTGAATCGGGCCGCCGGGCCTAATAGCCGGTGCGGTCCGTGAAGGAGGCGAGCGAAAGTTGTCGGCGCAGCTGAAGAAAGCGGACGTCGTCGATGTCCCGCAGCAGTCCATCGGGAAGGATATTGACGTCGAATCACTGGGACAGGAACACATCAATCTCGTATTCGCTCTTGGAAGCGAGGATTTTGGGGTGGACGTCAACATCGTCCGTGAGATCGTGCGGGTCCCGCCCTTCATTACCCGCGTTCCCAACGCGCCGGGGTACATCAGGGGCGTCATCAACCTCAGGGGGACGATCGTGCCGGTCTTCGACATGCAGCTCAAGATCGGGATGCCCTCCACGCCCCTGACCGAGGAGGCCCGTATCGTCGTGCTCTCCGTCAGCGACGTCATGTTTGGGATCATCGTGAACTCGGTCCGCGAGGTTCGCACGATTTACGACTCCCAGCTGGAGACGGCCTCGAAGCTCTCCTCCGC carries:
- a CDS encoding chemotaxis protein CheW; this encodes MSAQLKKADVVDVPQQSIGKDIDVESLGQEHINLVFALGSEDFGVDVNIVREIVRVPPFITRVPNAPGYIRGVINLRGTIVPVFDMQLKIGMPSTPLTEEARIVVLSVSDVMFGIIVNSVREVRTIYDSQLETASKLSSA